Proteins from a genomic interval of Acanthopagrus latus isolate v.2019 chromosome 7, fAcaLat1.1, whole genome shotgun sequence:
- the erbb3b gene encoding receptor tyrosine-protein kinase erbB-3b translates to MIQCRVLFLCVALSWRLRSASSQTHEVVCPGTQNGLSSTGSQENQYNLTKDRYNGCEIIMGNLEITQIESNWDFSFLKTIREVTGYVLIAMNHFQEIPLGQLRVIRGNSLYERRFALSVFFNYPKDGSNGLRQLGLANLTEILEGGVQIINNKYLSYGPWIFWQDIIRDNNAPIDIQYNGERGPCHKSCGDYCWGPNKDQCQILTKTVCALQCNGRCFGTSPRDCCHIECAAGCKGPLDVDCFACRHFNDSGACVPQCPQTLIYNKQTFQMETNPNAKYQYGSICVSQCPTHFVVDGSSCVSVCPPDKKEVEREGQRQCELCSGLCPKVCEGTGAEHRQTVDSSNIDSFINCTKIQGSLHFLVTGILGDDFKNIPPLDAKKLEVFRTVREITDILNIQSWPKELNDLSVFSSLATIQGRSLFKRFSLMVMRIPTLTSLGLRSLREISDGSVYISQNANLCYHHTVNWSQLFRGRRVRVNNLNNNRPLAECVAEGHVCDPLCSDSGCWGPGPDQCLTCRNYSREGTCVGSCNFYSGAPREFAGRDGECVACHPECKPQSGEASCTGPGADKCAVCANLRDGPYCMSSCPTGVNDGQKGLIFKYPNREGHCEPCHHNCTQGCSGPGLNDCLEAARLAVSSGQITGIALGVPAGLIFCLVLFFLGVLYHRGLAIRRKRAMRRYLESGESFEPLGPGEKGTKVHARILKPSELKKIKALGSGVFGTVNKGFWTPEGETVKIPVAIKTIQDSSGRQTFTEITDHMLSMGSLDHPYIVRLLGICPGPSLQLVTQLSSQGSLLEHIRHHKNSLDPQRLLNWCVQIAKGMYYLEEHCMVHRNLAARNILLKNDYQVQISDYGVADLLYPDDKKYIYTDTKTPIKWMALESILFRRYTHQSDVWSYGVTVWEMMSFGAEPYVSVQPQEVPSLLEKGERLSQPHICTIDVYMVMVKCWMIDENIRPTFKELASDFTRMARDPPRFLVIKVEGVEASSGEIHRRESERGLLDAALEDQDEEGLEGGLATPPLQHSPSWSLSRSRINSYRSGASQAGPMGYLPMTPSPVDSIRQLWLQRSRLSSVRTLPERLEFRGSGREAELREEASRSGGLHRARFGSERGNPCISIGRHRKLSTASSPSSYKVWTAEEEEEVDSYGYVLAGSPVTPERVCRFTHSGRRTSRLKKNPSQEYEIMSKESPCSTSISSQAARHKTSPSASPTITARSPGVDKETLTPTLSVRRKQGDEECKGTVAEQKDPVGKHQLAADSDARSRAVDDQGEAAQGIGRYEYMDIRWSDSTEGEDPAWERRGSQTSAKSAAETEDTDQTAEVLGKDHEEEEEEEEYHITNKQPALEGNLSSMVIPRPDVLTAGGDEVEVEEYEEMTRLGVAPGGWEQPDYQNLPVKGRAAAEETGSSRCAGIGGYIKVCAGMGEPGSNTSFDNPDYWHSRLFLKPDAVRT, encoded by the exons ATGATCCAGTGCCGAGTCCTATTTCTGTGTGTGGCATTATCATGGAGGCTACGATCAGCATCATCCCAAACACATGAAG TGGTGTGTCCTGGCACACAGAACGGACTGAGCTCCACAGGTTCTCAGGAGAACCAATACAACCTGACTAAGGACCGCTACAATGGCTGTGAGATCATCATGGGAAACCTGGAGATCACTCAGATTGAGAGTAACTGGGACTTCTCCTTCCTCAAG ACAATCCGTGAGGTGACCGGCTACGTCCTCATCGCTATGAACCACTTTCAGGAGATTCCTCTCGGGCAGCTGAGGGTCATCAGAGGAAACAGCCTTTATGAGAGACGCTTCgccctctctgtcttctttaaCTACCCCAAGGACGGTTCCAATGGCCTGCGGCAGCTGGGCCTCGCCAATCTGACAG AGATTCTGGAGGGAGGAGTGCAGATTATCAACAACAAGTACCTGAGTTACGGGCCCTGGATCTTCTGGCAGGACATCATCAGAGACAACAATGCTCCCATTGACATCCAGTACAACGGAGAGAGGG GCCCATGCCACAAGTCTTGTGGAGATTACTGCTGGGGGCCAAACAAGGACCAATGTCAGATCT tgaCTAAGACGGTGTGCGCTCTGCAGTGTAATGGCCGCTGTTTTGGGACGAGCCCCAGGGACTGCTGTCACATAGAGTGTGCAGCAGGATGTAAAGGCCCTCTGGACGTCGACTGCTTT GCATGTCGCCATTTCAACGACTCTGGAGCCTGTGTGCCTCAGTGTCCCCAGACTTTGATCTATAATAAGCAGACGTTTCAGATGGAGACCAACCCAAACGCCAAATATCAGTACGGATCCATCTGTGTCTCCCAGTGCCCCA CTCATTTTGTGGTGGACGGCAGCTCCTGTGTGAGCGTTTGTCCTCCAGACaagaaggaggtggagagagaaggCCAGAGGCAGTGTGAGCTCTGCAGCGGACTCTGCCCTAAAG TGTGTGAAGGCACCGgtgctgaacacagacagactgtggaCTCCAGCAACATCGACAGCTTCATCAACTGCACCAAGATCCAGGGCAGCCTTCACTTCCTGGTCACGGGGATTCTTGG AGATGACTTTAAAAACATCCCACCCCTGGATGCCAAAAAGCTGGAAGTGTTCCGCACCGTCAGAGAAATAACag aCATCCTCAACATCCAGTCGTGGCCCAAAGAACTGAAtgatctgtcagtgttttcgAGTCTCGCCACCATCCAAGGGAGGTCGCTCTTCAA GCGTTTTTCCCTGATGGTGATGCGCATCCCCACTCTTACCTCACTGGGTCTGCGCTCTCTCCGGGAGATCAGTGACGGCAGCGTGTACATCAGTCAGAATGCCAACCTCTGTTACCACCACACTGTGAACTGGTCGCAGCTGTTCAGAGGCCGCCGAGTTCGAGTCAACAacctcaacaacaacaggcCACTGGCAGAGTGTG TCGCCGAAGGCCACGTGTGTGACCCACTGTGTTCAGACTCAGGCTGCTGGGGCCCGGGGCCCGACCAGTGTCTCACGTGTAGGAACTACAGCCGGGAGGGAACATGTGTGGGCAGCTGTAATTTTTACTCTGG AGCTCCGAGGGAATTCGCAGGGAGGGATGGCGAGTGTGTCGCCTGCCATCCAGAGTGTAAACCTCAGAGCGGGGAAGCCAGCTGTACTGGACCG GGTGCAGACAAGTGTGCGGTGTGCGCCAACCTTCGAGACGGCCCTTACTGCATGTCCTCCTGTCCCACTGGAGTGAATGACGGACAGAAGGGGCTGATCTTCAAATACCCCAACAGGGAGGGTCACTGTGAGCCATGTCACCACAACTGCACACAGGG ATGCTCAGGACCAGGATTAAATGACTGTTTGGAGGCAGCCAGGTTGGCAGTGAGTAG CGGTCAGATCACAGGCATAGCTTTAGGTGTCCCGGCCGGCCTGATTTTCTGcctggtgttgtttttcctgGGTGTGCTGTATCATCGAGGCCTGGCCATCCGCCGTAAGAGGGCGATGAGGAGGTACCTGGAGAGCGGAGAG AGCTTCGAGCCTCTGGGTCCCGGGGAGAAAGGTACCAAGGTTCACGCCCGAATCCTGAAGCCCTCAGAGCTGAAGAAAATCAAAGCACTTGGCTCGGGAGTTTTTGGCACAGTGAACAAA gGTTTTTGGACTCCAGAGGGAGAGACAGTAAAGATCCCTGTGGCCATTAAAACCATCCAAGATAGCTCAGGCCGGCAGACCTTCACTGAGATCACTGAC CACATGCTGTCCATGGGCAGCCTGGACCACCCCTACATCGTCAGACTGCTGGGCATCTGTCCAGGTCCCAGTCTGCAACTGGTGACCCAGCTTAGTTCCCAGGGCTCCTTACTGGAGCACATCAGGCACCACAAGAACAGCCTGGACCCCCAGCGCCTGCTCAACTGGTGCGTGCAGATCGCTAAA ggcatGTATTACCTGGAGGAGCACTGCATGGTCCACAGGAACCTGGCTGCACGCAACATCCTGCTGAAGAACGACTACCAGGTCCAGATCTCTGACTACGGTGTGGCAGACCTCCTTTATCCCGACGACAAGAAATACATCTACACTGACACTAAG ACACCCATAAAATGGATGGCACTCGAGAGCATCCTGTTTCGTCGATACACTCATCAAAGTGATGTTTGGAGTTATG GGGTGACAGTGTGGGAGATGATGTCATTCGGCGCAGAACCGTACGTGTCGGTGCAGCCTCAGGAGGTGCCGAGTCTGCTGGAGAAGGGCGAACGACTGTCGCAGCCCCACATCTGCACCATCGACGTCTACATGGTCATGGTCAAAT GCTGGATGATTGATGAAAACATAAGGCCGACCTTCAAGGAACTGGCCAGTGACTTCACTCGCATGGCAAGAGACCCACCGAGGTTCCTTGTCATCAAG GTGGAAGGAGTAGAAGCGTCCTCAGGAGAGATCCATCGAAGAGAATCAGAGCGAGGGCTCCTGGATGCCGCTTTGGAAGACCAGGACGAGGAGGGACTGGAGGGCGGTTTGGCTACTCCTCCTCTGCAACACTCTCCGTCTTGGAGTCTGTCTCGCTCACGGATTAATTCCTACAGA AGTGGTGCCTCTCAGGCTGGCCCCATGGGATACCTGCCAATGACCCCCAGCCCAGTGGACAGCATCCGCCag CTGTGGCTTCAGAGGTCCCGGCTGAGCTCGGTGCGGACGCTGCCCGAGAGGTTAGAGTTCAGGGGCagtggcagagaggcagagctgcgTGAGGAGGCCTCACGGAGCGGGGGTCTTCACAGAGCCAGGTTTGGCTCCGAGAGGGGAAATCCTTGCATATCCATCGGCCGGCACAGGAAGCTCTCGACAGCATCGAGTCCATCCTCGTATAAGGTGTGGacggcagaggaagaggaggaggtggacagCTACGGCTACGTGCTGGCTGGGTCACCTGTTACACCAGAGAGAG TCTGTAGATTCACTCATTCTGGGCGAAGAACCTCAAGACTGAAGAAGAATCCCTCCCAGGAGTATGAAATCATGAGCAAAGAGTCTCCTTGCTCGACCAGCATCTCATCGCAGGCTGCTCGTCATAAAACCTCACCTTCAGCCTCTCCAACTATCACGGCTCGATCACCTGGAGTGGACAAAGAAACTCTGACACCAACCTTATCTGTGAGAAGGAAACAAGGAGATGAAGAGTGTAAAGGGACTGTCGCAGAGCAAAAAGACCCCGTGGGGAAACATCAGCTTGCTGCAGACTCTGACGCCAGGTCCAGAGCTGTGGACGACCAAGGAGAGGCAGCCCAAGGGATAGGCAGGTATGAATACATGGACATCAGATGGTCTGACTCTACGGAGGGAGAGGATCCAGCATGGGAGAGGCGTGGGAGTCAAACATCTGCAAAGagtgcagcagagacagaggacacagaccAAACAGCGGAGGTGTTGGGAAAAGAtcatgaggaggaagaggaagaggaggagtacCACATCACAAATAAACAACCCGCACTTGAGGGGAATCTGAGCAGTATGGTCATACCCAGGCCAGATGTGCTCACAGCTGGGGGggatgaggtggaggtggaggagtatGAGGAGATGACCAGACTTGGAGTGGCGCCCGGTGGGTGGGAGCAGCCAGACTACCAGAACCTCCCAGTGAAGGGGagggctgctgctgaggagacgGGCAGCAGCAGGTGTGCAGGGATCGGGGGATACATCAAGGTGTGTGCAGGCATGGGGGAGCCTGGCAGCAACACATCATTCGACAACCCGGACTACTGGCACAGCAGACTGTTCCTCAAGCCAGATGCTGTACGCACCTAA
- the arf3a gene encoding ADP-ribosylation factor 3a, producing the protein MGNIFGNLLKSLIGKKEMRILMVGLDAAGKTTILYKLKLGEIVTTIPTIGFNVETVEYKNISFTVWDVGGQDKIRPLWRHYFQNTQGLIFVVDSNDRERVNEAREELMRMLAEDELRDAVLLVFANKQDLPNAMNAAEITDKLGLHSLRHRNWYIQATCATSGDGLYEGLDWLANQLKNKK; encoded by the exons ATGGGAAACATCTTCGGGAACCTGTTGAAGAGCCTGATAGGCAAGAAGGAGATGAGGATTCTCATGGTGGGTCTGGACGCTGCTGGGAAAACCACCATCCTCTACAAGCTGAAGCTGGGGGAGATCGTGACCACCATTCCCACGATCG GTTTCAATGTAGAGACAGTGGAGTACAAGAACATCAGCTTCACCGTGTGGGACGTGGGCGGCCAGGACAAGATCCGTCCCCTGTGGAGACACTACTTCCAGAACACCCAGG GTTTGATCTTCGTGGTGGACAGCAATGATCGTGAGCGCGTGAATGAAGCTCGGGAGGAGCTGATGAGgatgctggctgaagacgaGCTGCGGGATGCTGTTCTCCTCGTCTTTGCCAACAAACAG GACCTGCCCAATGCCATGAACGCCGCAGAGATCACAGACAAGCTGGGCCTACACTCCCTACGCCACCGTAACTGGTACATCCAAGCCACCTGCGCCACCAGCGGAGACGGTCTCTATGAGGGCCTGGACTGGCTGGCCAATCAGCTGAAGAACAAGAAGTGA
- the wnt10b gene encoding protein Wnt-10b isoform X3, with protein sequence MQTGCGRSVDDEVMEMLGGHGHCDAGWLLLWNRHLPKRVLCNDILSLKVAGDPVLTPNSVCLRLAGLSKRQMRMCVRSPDVTASALQGIQVAIHECQHQLRDQRWNCSTLEGLGKLPHHNTILNRGFRESAFSLALLAAGVAHSVASACSMGKLRGCGCEAKRRQDDDKIRLKLSQLQLQTLQKGGVGLGMTRSLPSELNGHHGDLPANLRPAHPSALLKPLPDELSSMQETWEWGGCSHDVRFGDRFSRDWLDSRGSPRDIHARMRIHNNRVGRQLVTDNMKRKCKCHGTSGSCQFKTCWHVSPEFRVVGSLLKEKFLSAIFVNSQNKNNGVFNPRTGNGASGSTGGLNGGRRRSMSRELVYFEKSPDFCERDTSVDSPGTQGRICNKTSYGTDSCGSLCCGRGHNILKQTRSERCNCRFHWCCYVLCEECRLTEWVNVCK encoded by the exons ggTGCTGTGTAATGATATCCTCAGCCTGAAGGTGGCAGGAGATCCAGTCCTAACCCCTAACTCAGTGTGCCTGAGGCTGGCAGGCCTCAGTAAACGTCAGATGCGGATGTGTGTGCGGAGCCCTGATGTGACAGCCTCGGCTCTGCAGGGCATCCAGGTGGCCATCCATGAATGCCAGCACCAACTCCGGGACCAGCGGTGGAACTGCTCCACGCTGGAGGGCCTTGGCAAGCTTCCCCACCACAACACTATCCTCAACAGGG GTTTTCGCGAGAGTGCCTTCTCCCTGGCCTTGTTGGCAGCGGGTGTGGCTCACTCTGTGGCCTCGGCCTGCAGCATGGGCAAGCTGCGGGGGTGTGGCTGCGAGGCCAAGCGTCGGCAGGACGATGACAAGATCCGGCTGAAActctcacagctgcagctgcagaccCTGCAGAAGGGCGGGGTGGGCCTCGGCATGACACGGTCATTACCCTCAGAGCTAAACGGTCACCATGGAGATCTGCCCGCTAACCTGCGCCCTGCCCACCCTTCCGCCCTGCTCAAGCCTTTGCCAGATGAGCTGAGCTCCATGCAGGAGACCTGGGAGTGGGGGGGCTGCAGTCATGATGTCCGTTTCGGGGACCGGTTTTCCAGAGACTGGCTCGATTCCCGCGGGTCTCCACGAGACATCCATGCTCGCATGAGAATCCATAACAACCGGGTGGGGCGACAG TTAGTGACGGACAACATGAAGAGGAAGTGCAAATGTCACGGCACATCGGGGAGCTGTCAGTTTAAGACCTGCTGGCATGTGTCTCCAGAGTTCCGGGTTGTGGGTTCTCTGCTCAAGGAAAAGTTCCTGTCAGCCATCTTTGTCAACTCCCAGAACAAGAACAATGGGGTTTTCAACCCTCGAACAGGAAATGGCGCCAGCGGCAGCACGGGGGGGCTCAATGGAGGACGCCGTAGAAGCATGTCCAGAGAGCTTGTGTACTTTGAGAAGTCTCCTGACTTCTGTGAGCGTGACACGTCTGTGGACTCTCCGGGTACACAAGGACGCATCTGCAACAAAACCAGCTACGGAACAGACAGCTGCGGCTCGCTGTGCTGCGGCCGCGGACACAACATCCTGAAACAGACACGCAGTGAGCGCTGCAACTGCAGGTTCCACTGGTGTTGCTACGTGCTGTGCGAGGAATGTCGTCTCACGGAGTGGGTCAACGTGTGCAAGTAG
- the wnt10b gene encoding protein Wnt-10b isoform X4: protein MEMLGGHGHCDAGWLLLWNRHLPKRVLCNDILSLKVAGDPVLTPNSVCLRLAGLSKRQMRMCVRSPDVTASALQGIQVAIHECQHQLRDQRWNCSTLEGLGKLPHHNTILNRGFRESAFSLALLAAGVAHSVASACSMGKLRGCGCEAKRRQDDDKIRLKLSQLQLQTLQKGGVGLGMTRSLPSELNGHHGDLPANLRPAHPSALLKPLPDELSSMQETWEWGGCSHDVRFGDRFSRDWLDSRGSPRDIHARMRIHNNRVGRQLVTDNMKRKCKCHGTSGSCQFKTCWHVSPEFRVVGSLLKEKFLSAIFVNSQNKNNGVFNPRTGNGASGSTGGLNGGRRRSMSRELVYFEKSPDFCERDTSVDSPGTQGRICNKTSYGTDSCGSLCCGRGHNILKQTRSERCNCRFHWCCYVLCEECRLTEWVNVCK from the exons ggTGCTGTGTAATGATATCCTCAGCCTGAAGGTGGCAGGAGATCCAGTCCTAACCCCTAACTCAGTGTGCCTGAGGCTGGCAGGCCTCAGTAAACGTCAGATGCGGATGTGTGTGCGGAGCCCTGATGTGACAGCCTCGGCTCTGCAGGGCATCCAGGTGGCCATCCATGAATGCCAGCACCAACTCCGGGACCAGCGGTGGAACTGCTCCACGCTGGAGGGCCTTGGCAAGCTTCCCCACCACAACACTATCCTCAACAGGG GTTTTCGCGAGAGTGCCTTCTCCCTGGCCTTGTTGGCAGCGGGTGTGGCTCACTCTGTGGCCTCGGCCTGCAGCATGGGCAAGCTGCGGGGGTGTGGCTGCGAGGCCAAGCGTCGGCAGGACGATGACAAGATCCGGCTGAAActctcacagctgcagctgcagaccCTGCAGAAGGGCGGGGTGGGCCTCGGCATGACACGGTCATTACCCTCAGAGCTAAACGGTCACCATGGAGATCTGCCCGCTAACCTGCGCCCTGCCCACCCTTCCGCCCTGCTCAAGCCTTTGCCAGATGAGCTGAGCTCCATGCAGGAGACCTGGGAGTGGGGGGGCTGCAGTCATGATGTCCGTTTCGGGGACCGGTTTTCCAGAGACTGGCTCGATTCCCGCGGGTCTCCACGAGACATCCATGCTCGCATGAGAATCCATAACAACCGGGTGGGGCGACAG TTAGTGACGGACAACATGAAGAGGAAGTGCAAATGTCACGGCACATCGGGGAGCTGTCAGTTTAAGACCTGCTGGCATGTGTCTCCAGAGTTCCGGGTTGTGGGTTCTCTGCTCAAGGAAAAGTTCCTGTCAGCCATCTTTGTCAACTCCCAGAACAAGAACAATGGGGTTTTCAACCCTCGAACAGGAAATGGCGCCAGCGGCAGCACGGGGGGGCTCAATGGAGGACGCCGTAGAAGCATGTCCAGAGAGCTTGTGTACTTTGAGAAGTCTCCTGACTTCTGTGAGCGTGACACGTCTGTGGACTCTCCGGGTACACAAGGACGCATCTGCAACAAAACCAGCTACGGAACAGACAGCTGCGGCTCGCTGTGCTGCGGCCGCGGACACAACATCCTGAAACAGACACGCAGTGAGCGCTGCAACTGCAGGTTCCACTGGTGTTGCTACGTGCTGTGCGAGGAATGTCGTCTCACGGAGTGGGTCAACGTGTGCAAGTAG